The Microbacterium sp. KUDC0406 genome includes a window with the following:
- a CDS encoding discoidin domain-containing protein, translated as MSGDASGYDRDVTINSWNDGWYGMAAAHADGYPFVNSNDSTLYVVPFADYYHGSGLNNAELYASWLPNRRSATDDVPAGAPQGAMFAVWNDLVDRDYTELDVHGLIRDSFPVIAQKTWAAQTPEQTYADFSSAVAEIGRGPGLKTIEQSGTAAPGELSFGADATASSTDAGSDPAHLTDGRSLTRWTTSAQTASVTLDLGSVQAVGRLEVDWAGTAPASYRATTSADGVFWQSADVPAEAGAPVDLRNVRARYVSLTDITAADAPISAWAVRAFAPSPLTAGAIATSSGDEAASMPASNAVDGNPATRWSASYVAEPWLSIDLGSVRQFDAVSILWEAASASAYAVQVGDDGSTWRTVAERSGMPAPSGSSRADAVTIERTEARFVRILVTGKNLSPYLSIIDVAVPRPADAAEAQSASVAARCIGGTAYVYASVKNTGDAPVDITIESASDAKTFPAVAPGRSASTSFNSREKTLPAGELIVTAEHPSGSTQRAHVGYDALACG; from the coding sequence ATGAGCGGCGACGCGAGCGGATACGACCGCGATGTCACCATCAACAGCTGGAACGACGGCTGGTACGGCATGGCGGCGGCCCATGCCGACGGGTACCCCTTCGTCAACTCCAACGACAGCACGCTCTACGTCGTGCCTTTCGCGGACTACTACCACGGCAGCGGCCTGAACAACGCAGAGCTCTACGCGTCCTGGCTGCCCAACCGTCGCTCCGCGACCGACGACGTCCCCGCGGGAGCACCGCAGGGTGCGATGTTCGCGGTGTGGAACGACCTGGTCGACCGCGACTACACCGAACTCGACGTGCACGGGCTGATCAGGGACTCGTTCCCGGTCATCGCCCAGAAGACATGGGCCGCGCAGACGCCTGAGCAGACGTACGCGGACTTCAGCTCGGCAGTTGCCGAGATCGGGCGCGGCCCCGGACTGAAGACGATCGAGCAGTCCGGCACCGCAGCCCCCGGCGAGCTGTCCTTCGGCGCCGACGCCACCGCCTCGTCCACCGATGCTGGCAGCGATCCGGCTCACCTCACCGACGGCCGGAGCCTGACCCGGTGGACCACCTCGGCGCAGACGGCGTCGGTGACGCTCGACCTCGGATCGGTCCAGGCCGTCGGGCGGCTCGAGGTCGACTGGGCGGGCACGGCGCCGGCGTCGTACCGGGCCACGACGTCGGCCGACGGAGTGTTCTGGCAGTCCGCAGACGTTCCGGCCGAGGCCGGGGCGCCGGTCGACCTGCGCAACGTGCGAGCACGCTACGTGTCCCTCACGGACATCACGGCGGCGGATGCTCCGATCTCGGCCTGGGCCGTGCGGGCGTTCGCGCCGAGCCCGCTCACCGCGGGCGCGATCGCCACGTCGTCGGGGGATGAGGCGGCGTCGATGCCCGCGTCGAACGCGGTCGACGGGAACCCGGCGACCCGCTGGTCGGCGTCGTACGTCGCCGAGCCGTGGCTGTCGATCGACCTCGGATCGGTGCGGCAGTTCGACGCGGTCTCGATCCTCTGGGAAGCCGCGAGCGCGAGCGCGTACGCGGTGCAGGTCGGCGACGACGGCAGCACGTGGCGCACGGTCGCCGAGCGGTCCGGCATGCCTGCTCCGTCCGGATCGTCGCGTGCGGACGCGGTGACGATCGAGCGGACCGAAGCTCGCTTCGTGCGCATCCTGGTGACCGGGAAGAACCTCAGCCCCTATCTCTCGATCATCGACGTGGCGGTTCCCCGTCCCGCAGACGCGGCGGAGGCGCAGAGCGCGTCGGTCGCGGCGCGGTGCATCGGCGGCACGGCGTATGTGTACGCGTCGGTGAAGAACACCGGTGACGCGCCGGTCGACATCACGATCGAGTCCGCGTCCGACGCGAAGACGTTCCCGGCGGTCGCGCCGGGAAGAAGCGCGAGCACGTCGTTCAACAGCCGTGAGAAGACCCTGCCCGCGGGGGAGCTGATCGTCACCGCGGAACACCCCAGCGGCAGCACGCAGCGCGCTCACGTCGGGTACGACGCCCTCGCCTGCGGCTGA
- a CDS encoding family 20 glycosylhydrolase produces MMSWYKLNNFQIHLNDNQIGRPATGWQDGYAGFRLRSDDPEYAGLASADGAYDRADWQSFEDVAAAHAVQIVPEIDVPAHSLAFIQWKPELGLDGGDSDHLDLTEPGTTETIKGVFDEFAPWFQGPEVHFGADEYPRQYATQYRDFFNAMAEHVRSLGSTLAPGAA; encoded by the coding sequence ATGATGAGCTGGTACAAGCTCAACAACTTCCAGATCCACCTCAACGACAATCAGATCGGCCGCCCGGCGACGGGCTGGCAGGACGGGTACGCCGGTTTCCGGCTCAGGTCCGATGATCCGGAGTACGCCGGCCTCGCGTCCGCCGACGGCGCGTACGACCGTGCGGACTGGCAGAGCTTCGAAGACGTCGCGGCCGCGCACGCGGTGCAGATCGTGCCCGAGATCGACGTTCCCGCCCACTCGCTGGCGTTCATCCAGTGGAAGCCCGAGCTCGGGCTCGACGGCGGTGACTCCGACCACCTGGACCTGACCGAGCCAGGGACGACCGAGACGATCAAGGGCGTCTTCGACGAGTTCGCGCCGTGGTTCCAGGGTCCCGAGGTGCACTTCGGAGCGGATGAGTATCCGCGCCAGTACGCGACGCAGTACCGCGACTTCTTCAACGCGATGGCCGAGCACGTGCGCTCTCTGGGAAGCACCCTCGCGCCTGGGGCAGCATGA
- a CDS encoding glycoside hydrolase family 20 zincin-like fold domain-containing protein, whose amino-acid sequence MALAAGTVAGAPADASAAALRSATDTVANAKPTVIPALKTWSGGEGDWELSDSTRIIAPPALDDMARQFAADLDAVSGIAPAVMTDGARAGDIVLTQDGSLSSADGGQRFSEEGYTLAVDDRVQVSAPSATGVFYGTRTILQILAGTDSRTSLPRGKSADWPDYAVRGFMLDVGRRFFTPGSFAITSG is encoded by the coding sequence GTGGCGCTGGCTGCGGGGACCGTCGCAGGCGCTCCCGCCGACGCCTCTGCCGCCGCGCTGCGATCGGCGACCGACACGGTGGCGAACGCGAAGCCCACGGTGATCCCCGCGCTGAAGACCTGGTCGGGCGGGGAGGGGGACTGGGAGCTGAGCGACAGCACCCGGATCATCGCCCCTCCGGCACTGGACGACATGGCGCGACAGTTCGCAGCGGACCTGGATGCCGTCAGCGGGATCGCTCCGGCTGTCATGACGGACGGGGCCAGGGCCGGCGACATCGTGCTCACCCAGGACGGCTCGCTCTCGAGTGCCGACGGAGGACAGCGCTTCTCCGAGGAGGGCTACACGCTCGCCGTCGATGACCGCGTGCAGGTCTCCGCGCCGAGCGCGACCGGCGTCTTCTACGGCACGCGCACGATCCTGCAGATCCTCGCCGGCACCGACTCCCGCACCTCACTGCCTCGTGGCAAGAGCGCGGACTGGCCGGACTACGCCGTACGCGGATTCATGCTCGACGTCGGCCGGCGCTTCTTCACCCCGGGTTCGTTCGCGATTACATCCGGATGA
- a CDS encoding NPCBM/NEW2 domain-containing protein: MGVVIAALVALGATAMAPAASAVEGLGGDVHYASDVDWVSATNGWGPVELDYNNGAKAVPDADRSIQSIRGTKYPKGLGTHAPASIVYSLGGDCRQLLGYVGIDDSQSGKGRVDFVVTVDGAEEFRMERTGSGPAGRLNLDVTGADLIELRAETGPEGNGNDHADWADLRFNCTDSFIAQPLTITPQDTDLSLLSPGSTAKVAVEGVLPQAPVTVTFAEVTVTANADEDGRATATFVVPAGIAGGDYEISATGEAKFGVTATGQAPAHVVAVSEAVHHIDCSAEGEGDGSVASPYTSLAQLTAAVGTFQPGEKVLFRRGAECAGTFAPKGSGLDTAPITVAPYGDGDEEATIDGAGALAGIHLLNVSNWTVDGMHVINPGTPDQRRVGILYEINDGSKRSGVVLTRNHVEKVAGWSDKTSLGNAFSRSAGISVLGDGVGWFDGITVTDNVINDTAAGGIKLSAPDSTAHYNEDVYVARNDIRAVGGDGIVIHNSDRPVIEYNSAIDLGHGEYPFLKGNFAGMWPYNSVDPLFQYNVVGNSVGSTYDSTAWDCDMKIKGSCTFQYNYSYGNAGGFYLDCISGCGTASTTTNTILRYNVSQDDCRLAGSSGGPGLHLIYNNTFSCLNRPFEDDMNAPREVRNNIIIAQGGTLKTANAVYESNAYFGGIQPAAGEADAIVGDPQLIAAGSGQTTRTLPGYRLAVGSPLLGAGTPIEDAGERDFFGDPIPATPNIGAYQGPGVAAAPLPFRELVNQTAVASAANPRNGAVTADLRAFSAEALADAGLAVGEKVSAFGAELDWHPNAVGTPDAVKAAGQQLKLEGEGDQLVVAGFSAGTQTEGTATVHYQDGTTQRVRIALPLWSDRAATAADTEVLADAASSLQRTKPYNGGTIQNVQERASIFAQRIPLSGKPVASVTLPAGSPVTGSGLSLFAVELAQSDGLDLAPTVTPRCLAGKAYVYVSVRNDDDVPVDIDLDTPYGARSFAAVEPGASATAGFNSRLAELPAGEVGVHATAGTAEHDGRAPYGALSCR; this comes from the coding sequence ATGGGTGTTGTCATCGCCGCACTCGTGGCCCTGGGGGCGACGGCCATGGCGCCGGCGGCTTCTGCAGTCGAAGGCCTCGGCGGCGATGTGCACTACGCCAGCGATGTCGACTGGGTCTCCGCGACCAACGGCTGGGGGCCCGTCGAGCTCGACTACAACAACGGCGCCAAGGCCGTGCCGGATGCTGATCGGAGCATCCAGTCGATCCGCGGGACGAAGTATCCCAAGGGCCTCGGCACGCATGCCCCGGCATCCATCGTCTACTCGCTGGGCGGCGACTGCCGTCAGCTGCTCGGATACGTCGGCATCGACGACAGCCAGAGCGGGAAGGGGCGGGTCGACTTCGTGGTCACCGTCGACGGGGCCGAGGAGTTCCGCATGGAGCGCACCGGATCCGGCCCGGCGGGCCGGCTCAACCTCGACGTCACCGGTGCCGACCTCATCGAGCTGCGGGCCGAGACCGGGCCGGAGGGCAACGGCAACGATCACGCCGACTGGGCCGACCTGCGATTCAACTGCACCGACTCCTTCATCGCCCAGCCGCTGACGATCACTCCTCAGGACACCGACCTCTCCCTGCTGTCGCCCGGTTCGACGGCGAAGGTCGCCGTCGAGGGCGTGCTGCCGCAGGCGCCGGTCACGGTGACCTTCGCCGAGGTGACGGTGACGGCGAACGCCGACGAGGACGGCCGGGCCACGGCCACCTTCGTCGTTCCGGCCGGGATCGCCGGAGGCGACTACGAGATCAGCGCCACGGGTGAGGCGAAGTTCGGTGTGACGGCGACCGGGCAGGCGCCCGCGCACGTCGTCGCGGTGTCCGAGGCGGTGCACCACATCGACTGCTCGGCCGAGGGGGAGGGCGACGGTTCGGTCGCATCGCCCTACACCTCGCTCGCGCAGCTGACCGCGGCCGTCGGGACGTTCCAGCCCGGTGAGAAGGTGCTGTTCCGCCGAGGTGCCGAATGCGCCGGGACCTTCGCCCCGAAGGGGTCAGGACTCGACACGGCGCCGATCACCGTCGCGCCCTACGGTGACGGCGACGAGGAGGCCACGATCGACGGCGCCGGCGCGCTGGCCGGCATCCACCTGCTGAACGTCAGCAACTGGACTGTCGACGGCATGCACGTGATCAACCCCGGCACCCCCGACCAGCGCCGCGTCGGCATCCTGTACGAGATCAACGACGGCTCGAAGCGCAGCGGTGTGGTACTCACCCGCAACCACGTCGAGAAGGTCGCCGGATGGTCGGACAAGACCAGCCTCGGGAACGCGTTCTCCCGCTCAGCAGGCATCTCGGTGCTCGGCGACGGCGTCGGCTGGTTCGACGGCATCACCGTGACCGACAACGTCATCAACGACACCGCAGCGGGCGGCATCAAGCTCTCGGCACCCGACAGCACCGCGCACTACAACGAGGACGTGTACGTCGCGCGCAACGACATCCGTGCGGTGGGCGGCGACGGCATCGTCATCCACAACTCCGACAGGCCGGTCATCGAGTACAACTCCGCGATCGATCTCGGGCACGGCGAGTACCCCTTCCTGAAGGGCAACTTCGCCGGCATGTGGCCGTACAACTCGGTGGATCCGCTGTTCCAGTACAACGTCGTCGGCAACAGCGTGGGCTCGACCTACGACTCGACGGCCTGGGACTGCGACATGAAGATCAAGGGCAGCTGCACCTTCCAGTACAACTACTCCTACGGCAACGCCGGCGGGTTCTACCTGGACTGCATCTCGGGCTGCGGCACCGCCTCCACGACGACGAACACGATCCTGCGCTACAACGTCTCGCAGGACGACTGCCGGCTCGCGGGATCCAGCGGCGGTCCCGGGCTGCACCTGATCTACAACAACACCTTCTCGTGCCTCAACCGTCCGTTCGAGGACGACATGAACGCGCCGCGCGAGGTGCGGAACAACATCATCATCGCCCAGGGCGGAACGCTGAAGACCGCGAACGCGGTGTACGAGAGCAACGCGTACTTCGGCGGCATCCAGCCGGCGGCCGGCGAGGCGGATGCCATCGTCGGCGACCCGCAGCTGATCGCGGCAGGCAGCGGGCAGACCACGCGCACCCTGCCGGGCTACCGACTGGCCGTCGGCTCGCCGCTGCTGGGCGCGGGCACGCCGATCGAGGATGCCGGTGAACGCGACTTCTTCGGCGACCCGATCCCCGCGACGCCGAACATCGGCGCCTATCAGGGTCCTGGCGTCGCTGCCGCACCGCTGCCGTTCCGCGAGCTCGTCAATCAGACCGCCGTCGCCTCGGCCGCCAACCCGCGCAACGGAGCGGTGACTGCGGACCTGCGTGCGTTCTCGGCGGAGGCGCTGGCGGATGCCGGGCTCGCTGTCGGCGAGAAGGTGTCGGCATTCGGCGCCGAGCTCGACTGGCACCCGAACGCCGTCGGCACTCCGGATGCGGTCAAGGCCGCCGGCCAGCAGCTGAAGCTGGAGGGCGAGGGCGACCAGCTCGTCGTCGCCGGCTTCTCCGCCGGCACGCAGACGGAGGGCACCGCCACGGTGCACTACCAGGACGGCACCACTCAGCGGGTGCGGATCGCCCTCCCGCTGTGGAGCGATCGGGCCGCGACCGCCGCGGACACCGAGGTGCTCGCCGACGCCGCATCCTCCCTGCAGCGCACGAAGCCCTACAACGGGGGCACGATCCAGAATGTGCAGGAGCGGGCGTCGATCTTCGCCCAGCGCATCCCGCTCTCGGGCAAGCCCGTGGCGAGTGTGACGCTGCCGGCGGGCAGTCCGGTCACCGGCTCCGGCCTCAGTCTGTTCGCGGTCGAGCTCGCGCAGTCCGACGGCCTGGACCTGGCGCCGACCGTGACCCCGCGTTGCCTCGCAGGCAAGGCCTACGTGTACGTCTCGGTACGCAACGACGATGACGTCCCGGTCGACATCGACCTGGACACCCCGTACGGAGCGCGCTCCTTCGCGGCCGTCGAACCCGGAGCATCCGCCACCGCCGGCTTCAACTCCCGGCTCGCGGAGTTGCCTGCGGGTGAGGTCGGAGTGCACGCGACGGCCGGCACGGCCGAGCATGACGGGAGGGCGCCGTACGGGGCGTTGTCGTGTCGATGA
- a CDS encoding MFS transporter, whose amino-acid sequence MTRGPAALGDRNFRWFFLARAITLITGSMSSIALAFAVLGIDNDPVSLSLVLAAFTVANIVFVLFGGVVADRLPRALVIQACYVLDILSIGTIAALLFTGTASIPALIGLAALNGASTAFVMPAMQGLIPQLTTPAHLQQANAMISFVRSAVTIGGPVIAGVLVATVGPAWAMVVQVIGWLAAIPILALVKLPPPAGDGEFSLFADLRAGWGSSGAAPGCGPSCSPS is encoded by the coding sequence ATGACCCGCGGCCCCGCCGCGCTCGGCGATCGCAACTTCCGCTGGTTCTTCCTCGCACGGGCGATCACGCTGATCACGGGCTCGATGTCGTCGATCGCGCTGGCGTTCGCCGTGCTGGGGATCGACAACGACCCCGTCAGCCTGTCGCTCGTGCTCGCCGCGTTCACGGTCGCGAACATCGTGTTCGTCCTGTTCGGCGGGGTCGTCGCGGACCGGCTGCCCCGGGCTCTCGTCATCCAGGCGTGCTACGTGCTCGACATCCTCTCGATCGGCACGATCGCGGCGCTGCTGTTCACCGGCACCGCGAGCATCCCGGCGCTGATCGGACTGGCCGCGCTCAACGGCGCGTCGACCGCGTTCGTCATGCCCGCGATGCAGGGCCTCATCCCCCAGCTGACCACTCCGGCCCACCTGCAGCAGGCGAACGCGATGATCTCCTTCGTCCGCTCCGCGGTCACCATCGGCGGCCCGGTGATCGCCGGCGTACTGGTGGCAACGGTAGGACCCGCGTGGGCGATGGTGGTGCAGGTGATCGGCTGGCTCGCCGCGATCCCGATCCTGGCGCTGGTGAAGCTCCCTCCGCCCGCGGGTGACGGCGAGTTCTCGCTGTTCGCCGATCTGCGCGCCGGCTGGGGGAGTTCTGGAGCCGCTCCTGGCTGTGGACCATCGTGCTCGCCTTCATGA
- a CDS encoding MFS transporter: protein MIMNAIHVGAWGVVGPYIAKNDDRLGISGWGWVVSAEGLGVLLMTLILMRYPLRRPLRFGMIGMSIFAIPLTVLGVHPAVVLLAIAAFLAGTGHEIFGTAWSVAMMENIPGDKLSRVSSYDMLGSFVVMPIGTLVYGWLITRADPATVLVTSGILYAVIALSALAVPSVWRMGRAEGAIAPRS from the coding sequence ATGATCATGAACGCGATCCACGTCGGCGCCTGGGGCGTCGTCGGACCGTACATCGCGAAGAACGACGACCGGCTCGGTATCTCCGGCTGGGGCTGGGTGGTCAGCGCGGAGGGGCTCGGCGTGCTGCTGATGACGCTGATCCTGATGCGCTACCCGCTGCGACGGCCGCTGCGGTTCGGCATGATCGGCATGTCGATCTTCGCGATCCCCCTCACGGTGCTCGGCGTGCACCCGGCCGTCGTGCTGCTCGCGATCGCCGCCTTCCTCGCCGGCACAGGTCATGAGATCTTCGGCACCGCCTGGAGCGTCGCAATGATGGAGAACATCCCGGGCGACAAGCTCTCCCGTGTCTCCAGCTACGACATGCTCGGCAGCTTCGTCGTGATGCCGATCGGCACGCTCGTCTACGGCTGGCTGATCACGCGCGCCGACCCGGCGACGGTGCTCGTGACCTCCGGCATCCTGTACGCCGTGATCGCGCTGTCGGCTCTCGCTGTGCCGAGCGTGTGGCGGATGGGACGTGCGGAGGGTGCGATCGCGCCACGTTCATAG
- a CDS encoding DUF6882 domain-containing protein, whose protein sequence is MTFDALRPLAARAALFSALRQDQFVMVVDALGEHRWDADLPAGTITFASVADPSRSITATAHLIASIAPEAHSVLWGWAHPMGAVDGIAAKLRDYGSQYGMPALSEGETPFPEGIADVDAWVIDAAHVVGGVAGELTGRAPYFAADAGGGTRAVFVLDGVLGPLTVADAVVALPRILASAELSDPRTSVWDLARLAAWNLQWTDEAFTGATVNDASGSATFRFDEFARIAGIESSLAPA, encoded by the coding sequence ATGACCTTCGATGCCCTCCGCCCGCTCGCCGCACGGGCGGCGCTCTTCTCCGCTCTCCGCCAGGACCAGTTCGTCATGGTCGTCGACGCCCTCGGCGAGCACCGCTGGGATGCGGATCTCCCGGCGGGGACCATCACGTTCGCGTCCGTGGCGGACCCGTCGCGAAGCATCACCGCGACCGCGCATCTGATCGCGTCGATCGCCCCGGAGGCGCACTCCGTGCTCTGGGGATGGGCGCACCCGATGGGCGCGGTCGACGGCATCGCCGCCAAGCTGCGCGACTACGGGTCGCAGTACGGCATGCCTGCACTCTCGGAGGGCGAGACCCCATTTCCCGAGGGCATCGCCGACGTGGACGCCTGGGTGATCGACGCCGCGCACGTCGTGGGCGGTGTCGCGGGCGAGCTCACCGGTCGCGCGCCGTACTTCGCCGCGGATGCCGGTGGCGGGACCCGCGCGGTCTTCGTCCTGGACGGCGTGCTGGGCCCGCTCACCGTGGCCGATGCCGTCGTCGCGCTGCCCCGCATCCTCGCCTCCGCCGAGCTGTCCGACCCGCGCACCTCGGTGTGGGATCTCGCCCGGCTCGCCGCCTGGAACCTGCAGTGGACGGATGAGGCGTTCACCGGAGCCACGGTGAACGACGCGAGCGGGTCGGCCACGTTCCGCTTCGACGAGTTCGCCCGGATCGCCGGCATCGAGAGCTCTCTCGCCCCGGCCTGA